The genomic segment ATATACTGTGGGGATGCTTTGGAAACATTACAAAAGCTCCCAAAAGAATCTGTTCACCTTATAATAACCTCCCCACCCTATAATCTTAATATTGCCTATAATAATCATAATGATGAAATGCCCTATAATCAGTATTTAGAATGGATGGGCAACATTTGGAAAGAATGTAAAGAAGTGTTAGTAAAAGGAGGAAGATTATGCATTAATATTGGAGAGAATAAGAGACAAAATATTACCTGTCCCACTTATTCTGCTTTTATTCAACAGTGTGTAGATAGAGATATGCTTTACAGAGGAACTATTATATGGAATAAAAACAGTGCTGCAAATCATACTGCATGGGGCAGTTGGAATAGTTGCTCTAATCCTCATCTGGTGCCGAGGCATGAATATATTATTATCTTTTCAAAAGGAGATTATAAATTAGAAGGAGATA from the Chitinophagaceae bacterium genome contains:
- a CDS encoding site-specific DNA-methyltransferase, whose protein sequence is MELKEHKNTIYCGDALETLQKLPKESVHLIITSPPYNLNIAYNNHNDEMPYNQYLEWMGNIWKECKEVLVKGGRLCINIGENKRQNITCPTYSAFIQQCVDRDMLYRGTIIWNKNSAANHTAWGSWNSCSNPHLVPRHEYIIIFSKGDYKLEGDKKNCDLQEDGKEFMEFTRSVWTMGTESKTKIGHPAPFPLELPRRLIKFYSYRGNTVLDPFSGSGTTGVAAVSLMRNCILIDNSEEYCLLAKTRIEKEGNNLFQKNTIDIQNSVSALKYTSIDK